One window from the genome of Babylonia areolata isolate BAREFJ2019XMU chromosome 13, ASM4173473v1, whole genome shotgun sequence encodes:
- the LOC143289065 gene encoding uncharacterized protein LOC143289065 isoform X2: protein MQDYIERQLTELHYTAVNNNFPNKFIAFVLTVFFVVLLPYLHIGLFYMKIWVPDKPQIDRYGCTCSCFDTVFRGGYEKPGLVTYKHVYFNATSTTLRIWLFTALFMLLFYESVRHLVGLLRSGVPLRRSMLFLYAINLYPHYYSWWSFFNYYNEELYTFFAHHLMFTVTEILVTAIILNLCNRNNDFTSWKIATIITINLVHIIVSGMDQFIAHVIHDQCCCNPLCRRVQDCGLPSQFRMTASYLQEASDSRRTDT from the exons ATGCAGGATTACATCGAACGACAGCTGACAGAACTGCATTACACAGCAGTCAACAACAACTTCCCCAATAAATTCATCGCCTTTGTTTTGACAGTCTTTTTCGTCGTTTTGCTACCATATCTCCATATAG GGCTGTTCTATATGAAGATCTGGGTACCAGATAAGCCCCAGATTGACCGTTACGGGTGTACATGCTCCTGCTTTGATACTGTCTTCAGAG GTGGATATGAAAAGCCGGGTCTGGTGACTTACAAACATGTGTACTTCAATGCAACCAGTACCACTCTCAGGATCTGGCTGTTCACAGCGCTCTTCATGCTACTGTTCTATGAGAGTGTGCGCCACCTGGTGGGCCTGCTGCGCAGTGGTGTCCCCTTACGCCGCTCCATGCTCTTTCTGTACGCCATCAACCTCTACCCCCACTACTACTCTTGGTG GTCTTTTTTCAATTACTACAATGAGGAGCTGTACACTTTCTTTGCCCATCACCTGATGTTCACCGTCACTGAGATCCTTGTCACAGCCATCATCCTTAATCTGTGCAACAGGAACAATGACTTCACTTCATGGAagatcgccaccatcatcaccatcaaccttGTTCACATCATCGTCAGTGGCATGGACCAGTTCATTGCCCATGTTATTCATG ATCAGTGCTGTTGCAACCCACTTTGTCGCCGTGTTCAAGATTGTGGTTTGCCATCGCAGTTCAGGATGACAGCAAGCTACTTACAAGAAGCATCTGACAGCAGAAGAACTGACACATGA
- the LOC143289065 gene encoding uncharacterized protein LOC143289065 isoform X1 — protein MQDYIERQLTELHYTAVNNNFPNKFIAFVLTVFFVVLLPYLHIGLFYMKIWVPDKPQIDRYGCTCSCFDTVFRGGYEKPGLVTYKHVYFNATSTTLRIWLFTALFMLLFYESVRHLVGLLRSGVPLRRSMLFLYAINLYPHYYSWWSFFNYYNEELYTFFAHHLMFTVTEILVTAIILNLCNRNNDFTSWKIATIITINLVHIIVSGMDQFIAHVIHGEGHSFQNARNVGLMVPDLLHVLIPLREFCSQVRQQKLRLSELFYKEEIILMFVFVSLGTILGRLI, from the exons ATGCAGGATTACATCGAACGACAGCTGACAGAACTGCATTACACAGCAGTCAACAACAACTTCCCCAATAAATTCATCGCCTTTGTTTTGACAGTCTTTTTCGTCGTTTTGCTACCATATCTCCATATAG GGCTGTTCTATATGAAGATCTGGGTACCAGATAAGCCCCAGATTGACCGTTACGGGTGTACATGCTCCTGCTTTGATACTGTCTTCAGAG GTGGATATGAAAAGCCGGGTCTGGTGACTTACAAACATGTGTACTTCAATGCAACCAGTACCACTCTCAGGATCTGGCTGTTCACAGCGCTCTTCATGCTACTGTTCTATGAGAGTGTGCGCCACCTGGTGGGCCTGCTGCGCAGTGGTGTCCCCTTACGCCGCTCCATGCTCTTTCTGTACGCCATCAACCTCTACCCCCACTACTACTCTTGGTG GTCTTTTTTCAATTACTACAATGAGGAGCTGTACACTTTCTTTGCCCATCACCTGATGTTCACCGTCACTGAGATCCTTGTCACAGCCATCATCCTTAATCTGTGCAACAGGAACAATGACTTCACTTCATGGAagatcgccaccatcatcaccatcaaccttGTTCACATCATCGTCAGTGGCATGGACCAGTTCATTGCCCATGTTATTCATGGTGAAGGTCATTCATTTCAAAATGCTCGCAATGTGGGTTTGATGGTGCCAGACTTACTGCATGTTTTGATTCCACTGAGAGAGTTTTGTTCACAGGTACGGCAACAGAAACTGAGACTTAGTGAGCTGTTTTATAAGGAAGAGATTATTCTAATGTTCGTTTTTGTCTCACTTGGTACTATTTTGGGTCGGCTGATATAA